ATCACCACACAGCTCTGTCATCGCACAGTTTCCAAGTGTTCTCATGCCTAACGCCACGTTGTAGTCAAATAGCCTAACGTGGCAACGTCACAACTTAGTTTTAAATATGCTTCGATAACAAGCCCGTGACTCCAACACTACCGCCACTTGGATAATTTTTACGCAGTTGAAAGCGGGAAtattaaaggaaaaagaaagagctCATAGATTTTTAGTCAACCACGGTTAATACAAACCAAACCATGGTTAAAACACCCATACTGTATACTACCAGCTTCTGCTAATTATAAGCAACCAAAGCTTGCTGGTGTTTCTATGTACATATCTCACAAACCCTGGACACCACCCAAAACAGAAAGAAAATGATGCTCGGAGAAACTCATCGTTTTAATCCAACAGTCCACGTTCCACCTTGGCCTAACCTTGATGATGATCAAACGGCTGAGGTTCACTCTCCTCTCAACTACAATGCACCCTGCAACCACTTCAACAACAACAGTAACCCGCCGTTTTACTTGCAGGAAGCGTTAGGAATGCTACGGCGTTACTTGCCATCAAACGAACTGGATATCGAGTCGGACTCTGAGCTTTCGTTCCACCCGGATTCTCCGGTTGATGCTTGTTCTTGTGATCATTTCCGGATGTATGAGTTCAAAGTACGGAGATGTGGACGTGGCCGTGCGCATGACTGGACTGACTGTCCGTACGCTCATCCCGGTGAGAAAGCTCGTCGGAGGGACCCCAGGAAGTATCATTACTCTGGTACGGCTTGTACTGATTTTAGGAAAGGGAACTGTCGCAAAGGAGAAGCTTGCGAGTTCGCTCATGGGGTTTTCGAGTGCTGGCTTCACCCAGCTCGTTACCGGACTCAGCCATGCAAAGATGGGACTAGTTGTAGGCGTCGTGTTTGTTTCTTTGCTCATACTCCGGAACAGCTTAGGGTTGTCAGCTCTGTTGATTCGTATGATGGTTCACCTTCCAGTGCTAAAACGCTGAGTTTTTCCGGTTCTCCTCCGATGAGTCCTCGAGCTGAGCCATCACCACCTATTTCGCCTATGGCTCAGTCGCTGAATCGATCTCTGGCTTCGGCTTCTATTAATGAGGCGGTAGCTTCTATGAGGAACTTGCAACTCGGCAAAGTTAAGTCTTTACCTTCATCTTGGAACGTACAAGTAGGCTGCTGCTCTCCCGCGTTCGGGTCTCCGAGAGGTGCAGTAATCCGACCCAGTTTCTGTAGCCTGCCTAGTACTCCGACCCAAAACTTGACCCGTCCTGCGGTTGGGCACTTGGATTTCTGGGATGAAGCATGCGAAGAAGAGCCACAGATGGAAAGAGTGGAATCCGGTAGGGATTTACGTGCAAAGATGTTCGAGAAACTGTGTAAAGAGAATTCTTTGGAACGGGTTAACCCGACTCAGTCTTCTGGAGGTCCGAACGTGGATTGGGTTTCGGACCTGGTGAAGTAAAAAGGAAAGGGAAGCTGGAAGTGATCTCGCTCGCTCGAAGTGaacatataattttacattattatctGATTTTATTTGAATCTTTTTTGAGTTTTCTTCTCACTGTGAATAGCTTctgaagaagaagagaaggaaaTCTGGCATATATTTTGTGGTATTTGGTGAACCGAAATTGAAGATTTtgtataaaaaatcaaatattatttccTACAAGCGTAGTTGGGAATCTTCTATGAACTTCAGAAGATCAGAACTCAAAAACAAGATCCTTGAGCTTTTGCGTAAGGTAGCAGACAATGGATTACTCTCTACCTATATATATTAATGGTTTGATATTGTGCTTATTAaagtgtaattattattattattcttatcatCCAAGTTGCTGAATCTTTGTTTAGTAGTTATATtcttattagtattattataattATCCATTAGCTTTGTATGTTCTTGTTGTGGTCCTGCATGCAAAGGAATTCAAATGTTTGATGGTTTTAGAATAAACAAAGGTGAAGACTTTTGCCATTGAAGATGACGCAAACCCTGATCTTCCCAAAACTTCCAAGAATGTCGATGTTCGAAGTGTACTAAAAGTTAAATTAGTCAATTACTCAAAATCTTTCTTCGCCATCAAATATGGGTTCCTTGAAATGGAAATGGAGAACGATATGAGGATTTTCTGGTTAGTTTTGGATGATTTTCTTAAAGTGACACCCTTGGGTTGGGGAAGCAATCAAAGCAttgtttgtttccttttttttgaattaatcTAGAGTTTTGAGGAGTAGCCCAGTTTTTTCTTTTTACCAGTTAAGATGGTCACATGGTGGTGGTGGGGTATTATTGAAGTGTAAAAAGGAACATCTATGAAAAGAGGAAGCAGAGAGTTTTAATTATTAGCCCTTCCAACACACAACATCATGAAATCCCATTCAACTGCTTTGATAAAGACGATGGTACGTTCATTTGATGATGATGAGGTGTTCTTGTGGAGTCCCTCTTAACTTGGGGCAATTTGGATGTGCAAAAAAACTGAGCCAAATTGTGGTTTTAGATTAATATAGACCCATCCATTTCTAAATAATAATGAAAGCTTGATTTAGACATCTTAGGTTAGCTTGAGGGTTTTACTATGATTTTATGGTTTCATTCCTCTCATGCCGACTGTTTTGAGCTATTTGatgtttttttctaaaacaaattacgctcaattttaaaaattttcaaaatactcgCATACTAGTCAAGAACTTCCgcttcaaaattaattttttccatgaaccaCGAAAAATTATAGCATACAAATATTAACTGCAAAAAAGACTAATATTTTGTTAattgtttgtggcattatagtTATAGGTATATGAAGACATTAGACCCTCCATAGTCATTGGTGATGGGAGTTGAGGATTGAACTAAATTTATCAAAAGAACAAAGGAAGTTTGGGAAAAATGATTACGAAATTTACTGGCAAATTCTGACAATAATTGCATTGGTTTTCAATTCAATGATGTTAAAAGTAGCTTCTAAGTTACGCACAACTTTTGGTTGctgtttttattataaaatatcatatggATCCTCAGAAGACAGTATGGGTATTGGATTTAAAAGCTTATTTCTGTAATGTAATATATGTTCAAACTCATCGTTCAAAATGAAACATACCACTCTCAGTTGATGAATTGTGTATTTTTTTGTCTATTTACAAATTTAGCCCTACAAACTAATCTTAAGCTCAAAAGATTGATAAATGAATTTTGGTAGCTTCATCCAATGAATATGAATATTATGTCACAAAGCAAAAAAAGAAGTTATTATTATCTacacttcttttttctttatttccttttctGACATGTTACTACATTTTTGTTACTTTGATGTCTTCTTTCATCTTATTTCTAAcatcaattcaatattcaccAATCTCCCAATTTAAACACTTTCAGTTTGAGTTATCCAGCAAATTGAACTAGGAAATATTAATGTTTAGCCTGATTATAACTCATAAGttcaatttagtttatttttaattaatttggatataaaaaattaaaccctaaagCTTTTTAAATGCAATTTTATCTCAGAATGTTAAattcggtgaaagtaaaattaaatttccCTTCAAATTAAGTTCaatcttttattctttccaataCCCTTTAATTTTGCTCATTCCCCTAGTATTTAAATGACAAATTAAGAAATTTTCAGTAGTTATCGAATCTATAAAATCATTAAGCTGTGAAATTGTCTACAGCTATTTGCCGGCAAAGCTATGTTATCTAATCTATAAAAACGTTTACAAGTGCCAGAGTTGGCCTTAGGAGTCTTGCACtatacaaaagaaaattaaaaatataatttttttaaaaactacatttaaaaataaaatactaaaaagtgCAATTAAGTTACTgatattcataaaaattaaactttcaaacttttcttttatgagaattttaCATTTCctcattaataaattataaaatttgatagATATACTTCAGCATTAACATTATGTTTTGGTGAATCTAAAgatcaatataaaaaaatatttatcaattaatgCAGTTTTTAGATTCCACAAACAGGATTAATGATCAACAATTGTCCTATAAAgaggtaataaaatattaaaaaataaatattactatttttttgcatacttagaataaaaaaaatacacgtATCAAATATTAccaaaaaattttgacattttctcaataataaacaataaaaattgcGGGCACCAGAAAATGATTTAACATTGACACGCCTCCCAAATCCAGTCATCATTCATCAAACCCAGACTCATTATTCATAGAAAATAATGCAACCTTTATTTAAGTCCTTGCAATCTTTTTTATGTACATTGAATGTTCTGAACAATTAATGCCATGCAAATTTAAAAGGCAAGATTCAATAATACAATGTGGTAGCTTCCCTCTCATGTTTTGCAACATGAACAAAACCAGTTCTCTACTAGACGCCTGAAGaacaaaaatatatcataaaGTCAAATAACTAGCATCAAATAATGGCCCCATCATGGCTGGCTATGGTGAACTCCATTTCTCAGAGCAGTAGTCAATAAGATCCATCTGTAATTCTCCCTAGAATAAACTGAACTAAGAATGAATTACCTTAAAGTGCCATCTCAGCCTGCAATGCTGCGAGTTCATCTTCCTCAGCTGTGCGCTTTGGAGCATTATGAGCTGGTTGCCTGCCAGCAGGAGCCTGCACCGTAGCTGCAGGAGCAGGAGCAGTTGTTGCAGGCTGGAGAAGCTGTTCTTCCAACTCAGCACCTTCAAGTTCTTCGAGTTCCGCTTCCAGTTCATCCTACAGCATCAAAGTTCTTACCATTTTAGCTGTGTATAAATGCTATACATGGTATTCATCAACATTAGACAATAGCAGGAAAAGCGGAAGAAAGAATGCATCACAAAGTAATAACCTCATCAAAATCAGCAGCAGCTCCAATGGGAGTTGACAGTGCTTCCTGAATCTGTTTCATGTTTTCGGTTTGTTCATTGATCTCGTCCATTGTTTTGTCAACATCATCTATATTCCTGTAAAGAATGTCATATATTTAGTAAAACAATGAGAATTATTCCCTGCACGAGCTTCATTGAGGCCCAAAAATGctaatttaaattgtataaatttgcAAGTCAGCACACTCCAATAGTATGGTGAATGACAATGCAACAGAAGAAATATATCGATCACATACGTTGCTTTCTGCATTGCCTTCATTGCAGATGCTCCACTTCTCAATGCATCTACAGTCTCAGTTGTGGCTTTAGCACCTTCTAACATTATCATCTGTAGAAGTTGATTTATAGCAATAATTATGGCCTCAACAGAAACAGTAGCAACTAAAAAAAGCCTCTTAGGGACAAATTCAAGCTCACCTGATCATGAATACGAAGCTGGAAGTTTCCAAGCTGTTCAATTTGCTGCTCATATAGTCTTTTTCTCTTCAAGCATTGTATAGCCGCTGCATAAGAGTAGCACCAATAAGTACTAAGACCAAACAATAGAAATTTGGCAACCAATACACACATGGGTTAAAAATAAGTAATCATTAATATATCACATTATATGTAAGAATACATAgctaaaatattttaacttatttcTACATGAAGACAAAATTTTGAATGTCAAAATTGCAAAGGACACTAGCACATTAGAAATTAGAAAATCAGAATTAAAtctaagcacacaaatgataatcTACATCAGAAAATCAGTAAATGTCTGAAGAACATAAAGATCACAGATATTAAGAAAACAAAAGACTATAGAGACAAGATGGAACATTagagcgaattaatttttttccacCTCTTTTGGAGCATCTTTACACTAATGTGTTCTGTCCTTTCTTTTGGAAATTGAAATGAATAGAAACTAGTGGGGGAGGAGAACTATTtacagaaagaaaaagaaaaaaaacccagCAAATTTCTAATATAAGTGCTAACAAAATATGAATGTTACTCATGAAACTCCAACATAAGTAAGCTAGAAGCCATCACATGGTAAGCTGCAAGACAGTTTTTTGTCTTTTGACACATCAAGAAACCAAACATGAAAGCTACTATGATTCACAAAATCAAAAGTCAGCCAGTTCCACtgaaactttatatatatttctgCATATATTGCAACTATACCTCTCTTGTTTTTCGCTTTGGTGAATTCCTTGGCCTTTTCAACCTCTGCAGAAGCCTTCTTCAGAAgtactttttcctttttctctagCATTTCAAGGGTCTACATGATGGAGACCAATATAGTCTTCAGTTAGGCAAAAGGTAGAAGAAAAACAATGTAAATTAATCAGTGGAAACAAATAAAGAGTCCCATTTTCAGTTCGCAGCACAACATTGACAAAATTCCTATAAAAACATCAATCTCCATCATGCTGTCAAATTTCAGTGAGATCAACAAGGAATatgtacacacacacacacacacacacaaatttCTTTTAATACTTACATTCGGTGATACTAATATGTACTATATTCATGTTTAGAAAACTACTTACTTTACTGCAAAAATTTAAGAGTTCAAACCAATCATGGCTGCTAAACTTCAAAGCACCGAATCCACTAGGATTGTGTTTGGAAACTTGGACTTCAAGCAATTGATTTGGATTTTGAAGATAGTGTAATTGAGTAacagaaaaaatataaataacattCATGAATATTGTTCAAATTACACATTTTTTGAACGCCTATTCAATTGCATGACAcatttaatcttaattaattcACACATGATGTAATCTATATTTATATTACTGTTTATACATGACCACAATTTATACAACAAATGAAATCTAAATTCCAATATTGAAATTCACGTTTCGAGATATAGCACAAAAGACAGTTTTCAAATTCAATCATTTGCAGAACGCAAAATAAATCCAAAGAAAATAACTGAATtcccaataataataaaaattagcaTATACCTCGTGTAATTTATCTAATGAGGTTAGAGCATTTGGTTCCTGTTTGGGTTTTCCTAAAAGCCGGTTAAACATGGTGAATTCCCCGAGATTGAACCCCCGATCTTCAGTTTAACAACAACCGCCAATGTGATCAGACaaaaaagaaacataatccaTCAGTTGAaaacagaagaagaagaagaaaaatattcAAGCAATTAAATATAAGCGTTTAAATCAGAAGGTGAGAAAAGTTCCCACCTGTGAAATTAAGAGATTGAAAGATCTCTGGATTTCTTCGACGAAAGAAGGGGGAGGGGATTTTTATTTAACAGATTTCGATAGAAATAAAAGAGAGATAaagaattaatatttttgttgggttaatTTAAGTAgtgaaataatattatattatagggtaaattacaccaatacTCACTCAATTTTAAGTTAGTTGACGAAACAGTTTCTCAAGTTTTAATTCAGTGACTCAACTTTTGAAAAGTAACAAAACAGTCCACACTAATATTTTCCGTTACAGAGGTAATGGAGGTACCATTTTCGTTACAGACTTCCATTTTCCATCCCCTTCTTCCTCACCATCCCTCCCCCCTAGTCTGATTCTCTCTACCTCTCCCCCACCATCCCTCCTCCTACTCTGATTCTTTTCCTCTCCCTCACCGTCCATTTGCTAACCCTCTTCCCCTACTCTGATTCTTTCCCTCTCTCCCActgtaagaaaagaaaaagagaccaTCACGTGTAGAACATTTGAGTTCAAAAACATGGGAGACTCGGTAAAACCAACTATGATGGATGAAAGACAGTGACAAATAACAAAAAGCTTAGCCCAAGCAAAAATGAACATTGCTAAGCAAAAGCACCAGAAACCCAGCAGACTAAAACCTTTACGAGGAAGGAAGAAAAGATTCCCTAAAATCCAGAACCTAGCAGCGACTATATTCTCAATGAACTCCAGCAATGAAGAGACCAACACCCATTATTGGGATTCAAAACCTGGTAACAGATCTCTGATGTAAAGAgacctgcaaaaaaaaaaagagaatggcCGTATTCCCTAGAAAAGGTGTCTGAGTATCGGACAATGGAAGACCCATAGCTAATGGACCCAAAAACTACACAAACTGCTAATACTAACAAAGGCTATTCTGAAGCTTCTCGAAGGGTCAAAACTCGAGTTGTTGATAATCCTATATTGCAACTTCGTTTAGAAAAGGATATCACACCTCCATAGCTGCTCTACTAGGTCAACTGCACCACTACTGAAGTACTGATTGCCTTGCATTGTTGTAGATTTAACCCCAAGAGGGTCTGACCCAATTTTCCAAGTGATGGCAGGCTTTTGTTAGAGAGCAGATTGCAAACCAATGTTTTAGGCAATTTTACTGCTAGGGGAGAGGGAAAGAATCAGAGGAGGAGGAGGGATGGTGGGGAAGAGGGAGAGGGGGATAGAAAATGGAAGTCCGTAACGGGAAATTGTATCTCTGTTACATATATAACGGAAAATAGTTAAtgatgattattttattatttttttaaaattgagtagtTAAATTAAAACTTGAGTGATTGTTTTGTCAAATAGtttaaaattgagtgactgttgatgtaatttaccttatattatataatattgtaCAAAAAGTATTATattataatggttaattatttttacgtttaaatatataaattttttatatattttattataggaataattttttagtttttagggCATTCTCGAAAAGAAATTTAGTGGTTAACTTTTcgcattttataaatttattaaaaatatcgtTGATAATTCTCAACTAAATAGATAATTGTTTTACAAgttattcatgtttttattttaaaaataatatatgtaacaAAGTTTTTAATCAAACAGGTCagtggagaaattatttttttttagcatttctTATAATTAtcgaaatttaaaatatatattagattattttacaatattgaaataggtgaaaatgtAATTAGTTAATAAATATATTCATAAAAGAATTTATATAAAAGAATAGGCTTTAGATAAATGACTAAGTAGAGATGTCATAAATCATAATTTCTCAAGttcaaatttttgtatttttttatttttataaaataaaatatatgaaaaggcAAACCATCCTTAAAATAGGATAAATTTTACGATTAGTCATCCGATTATTagtatgtttttattttgattactaaactata
The genomic region above belongs to Gossypium hirsutum isolate 1008001.06 chromosome D05, Gossypium_hirsutum_v2.1, whole genome shotgun sequence and contains:
- the LOC107907164 gene encoding zinc finger CCCH domain-containing protein 20, with protein sequence MMLGETHRFNPTVHVPPWPNLDDDQTAEVHSPLNYNAPCNHFNNNSNPPFYLQEALGMLRRYLPSNELDIESDSELSFHPDSPVDACSCDHFRMYEFKVRRCGRGRAHDWTDCPYAHPGEKARRRDPRKYHYSGTACTDFRKGNCRKGEACEFAHGVFECWLHPARYRTQPCKDGTSCRRRVCFFAHTPEQLRVVSSVDSYDGSPSSAKTLSFSGSPPMSPRAEPSPPISPMAQSLNRSLASASINEAVASMRNLQLGKVKSLPSSWNVQVGCCSPAFGSPRGAVIRPSFCSLPSTPTQNLTRPAVGHLDFWDEACEEEPQMERVESGRDLRAKMFEKLCKENSLERVNPTQSSGGPNVDWVSDLVK
- the LOC107907163 gene encoding vacuolar protein sorting-associated protein 32 homolog 2, translated to MFNRLLGKPKQEPNALTSLDKLHETLEMLEKKEKVLLKKASAEVEKAKEFTKAKNKRAAIQCLKRKRLYEQQIEQLGNFQLRIHDQMIMLEGAKATTETVDALRSGASAMKAMQKATNIDDVDKTMDEINEQTENMKQIQEALSTPIGAAADFDEDELEAELEELEGAELEEQLLQPATTAPAPAATVQAPAGRQPAHNAPKRTAEEDELAALQAEMAL